TGCTTCTTTAGCTCTCTGCTCTCGTTCCTTTTTGCCAATACCTGCATAAATCATTGGAAGCTCAACATTTTTTAATGCATTAAGCCTCGGCAAGAGCTGAAATTGTTGAAAGACAAACCCAATCGCTACATTACGAATTTTTGCTAATTGCTGATCTTTGTAAGTGGATATATCTTCTCCATCAAATAAATACGTGCCGCTTGTCGGACGGTCTAAACAACCAATAATATTCATTAAAGTAGACTTACCTGATCCAGAAGGTCCCATAATGGCAACAAATTCACCATCATTGATTTCTAAATGAATATTTTTTAATATATCAATTGATTCCTTCCCAATTTGATAACTTTTCGTAATGCCGATTAATTCGATCATTGAATCGTCACTTCCATACCAGCTTTTAATTGATCAGGTGGATGAACGATCACCTTATCTTCCTTCGTTAAACCGTTTTTAACTTCCATAAATTGATCATCTGAGGTCCCGACCTTTATTTCTTTTTTCACCGTTTTTCCATTTTCTACGACATATACGAAATGGGTATCATCTTCTTGTTGAATGGCCTCAAGTGGAATGGCCTTTACTTTTTTACGTTCTGTTTCAATTTCCATAATCATTTGAAAGCCTGGCTTTACAGGAATATTCTGATTATCTTCTATGACGACTTCTATTGGGTATTGAACGGCTCCGCTGTTTTGCGTCATTGGGTCCGTATCTTCAGGTAAAAAGGCGATTTTGGAAACTTTTCCTTTCCACTTTTGATCAGGCATGACATCTGATTTTAATGTAACTGGTTGATTTTCTTGAACCTTTAAAGTGTCATATTCAGAAATCACACCCGTTACTTTAAATTGGTTTAAACTGCCAATATGTATCAATACTTGTGGTTCAGCTCCGCTGCTTAAAGCATCTTTATTAATTTGAATGACGACACCGTCCATTTCACTTTTAACTTCTAACTCCGCTAGTTTTTTTTCAATCGTATTTTTTTGTAAAATGTTTTGTTTTAATTCTATGTTGGCCATTTTCAGTTCCATTTCTAATTGACTTTTTTCTGATTTTATTTGCTTTTCCGCTTCCTCTTTGCCAATCTCCTTCTCTAAATCTTTTTCTTTTTTCTCTATATCATTTATTTGGTCTTTGATTTGATTAATTCGTAAATAATTAGATTCAATGGCTAATTGATTTTGCTCTTTTTCAAGTTCGAGCTGTTCGTTTTCATATTTTACTAGCGTAGTCCCTTTTTTAATTTCTTCTCCCTCTTTAACAAGAATTTCTTTTACTTCTCCTAATTGCGGATCGACAAAAACTTTTTGTTCATTTGCTAAATGAAGGGTACCGGGAATCATGACATTCCCGGTTATTTCTCGTTCCGTAAGCTGTGTTGTTTTCACTGAAACACTTTTCGCTGTAGAAGCACGATAAACCCCAACACCGACAAAGATGGCAAGAACCGTAACAATCGTAATCCCAATCCAAATCTTTTTCATAGATTTATGCTCCCATCATTCCTTGAGTAAAACCGCTGATCATCATAAAGATGGCTCCAATAATGAAGAAAATAATTGCAATCGTCCAAGAAGCACCAGTTGAAAGCTTACCAACCTTATGTAATCCGATTGCAGATAGAACCGTCGTCCAAATGCCAAACACTTCAATATAAGATAATAAAGCTCCAGTAGCTCCTTCAGCACCTATTAAACTATTTAAACTCGTAAAGGACATGTTTTCAAAATTTGTTCCCACGAAATATCCGATAATGGCATTTAGTAATAAACCAATGCCTGTAATAATGGATATATACGTTGTCATGGAAAATAACTGTTTAAATTTCGCACCAGTACCAGCAATTTTCGTAATCGCTA
This genomic interval from Bacillus alveayuensis contains the following:
- a CDS encoding putative ABC transport system ATP-binding protein (product_source=KO:K02003; cath_funfam=3.40.50.300; cog=COG1136; ko=KO:K02003; pfam=PF00005; smart=SM00382; superfamily=52540); the protein is MIELIGITKSYQIGKESIDILKNIHLEINDGEFVAIMGPSGSGKSTLMNIIGCLDRPTSGTYLFDGEDISTYKDQQLAKIRNVAIGFVFQQFQLLPRLNALKNVELPMIYAGIGKKEREQRAKEALEKVGLSDRMHHMPNELSGGQKQRVAIARAIVNHPKLILADEPTGALDTKTSFAIMEQFTELNQEGTTVVVVTHEQEVADYAKRVIFVRDGMITNVETGGEGDIHESY
- a CDS encoding HlyD family secretion protein (product_source=KO:K02005; cath_funfam=2.40.50.100; cog=COG0845; ko=KO:K02005; pfam=PF16576; superfamily=51230,57959; tigrfam=TIGR01730; transmembrane_helix_parts=Outside_1_3,TMhelix_4_26,Inside_27_372) — protein: MKKIWIGITIVTVLAIFVGVGVYRASTAKSVSVKTTQLTEREITGNVMIPGTLHLANEQKVFVDPQLGEVKEILVKEGEEIKKGTTLVKYENEQLELEKEQNQLAIESNYLRINQIKDQINDIEKKEKDLEKEIGKEEAEKQIKSEKSQLEMELKMANIELKQNILQKNTIEKKLAELEVKSEMDGVVIQINKDALSSGAEPQVLIHIGSLNQFKVTGVISEYDTLKVQENQPVTLKSDVMPDQKWKGKVSKIAFLPEDTDPMTQNSGAVQYPIEVVIEDNQNIPVKPGFQMIMEIETERKKVKAIPLEAIQQEDDTHFVYVVENGKTVKKEIKVGTSDDQFMEVKNGLTKEDKVIVHPPDQLKAGMEVTIQ
- a CDS encoding hypothetical protein (product_source=Hypo-rule applied; pfam=PF04893; superfamily=53067; transmembrane_helix_parts=Inside_1_36,TMhelix_37_59,Outside_60_85,TMhelix_86_108,Inside_109_124,TMhelix_125_147,Outside_148_166,TMhelix_167_189,Inside_190_195,TMhelix_196_218,Outside_219_228); the encoded protein is MEQQVNTNQPISEKPSLLGIITKPGETFERIREKPKVLMPLLFVIVLAVLTTIISVANADFVQMGMNQGLSQEEAEMIAGFSKTSMIIGGIISPPIIILISTLIYLAITKIAGTGAKFKQLFSMTTYISIITGIGLLLNAIIGYFVGTNFENMSFTSLNSLIGAEGATGALLSYIEVFGIWTTVLSAIGLHKVGKLSTGASWTIAIIFFIIGAIFMMISGFTQGMMGA